The sequence GGTGCCGCCGAACACAAGAGGTGCAAGAACGAACAACCACACGACGACGATGAGGACGATCATCAGACTGCCGGACACTGATCGCGCCACCTTCCCACTGGATAATTAGTACTCAAGCCTTCAGGCTATCGTCAGCGCAACTTCTCACCACGAGCCACGCCGGTAAAAATGCGAATCGTCCACAGCATCAGGGCAGGACACGCCCCGCCCTGAGCAGCCGGGCGAGCGCAGAGTCCGGATAATCATCAATATTCTGCGCCACAAAGTGGTGGTCCTGCCAGCGGCCGTCGATATGCAAATTGCCTTTCAAAAAGCCTTCTCTCCGGTACCCCACCAACTCCAACACACGCCCGGATGCCGGATTGTGAGGCAAGAAAGTCGCTGTCAGACGGTGCAACCCCACCCTAGAAAACCCCAAATCAGTGCCAAGCGCACACGCAACCGTTGCCACGCCCTGTCCCATAAACGGCGAGGCAACCCAGTACCCGATCCACGCCTCCCCGATCGAACCGTGCTGAATATTGCCGATGGTGACTTGGCCCGCAAACTCGCCGTTGACCTCAATCACCAGCGGGACAACAATGCCTTTCGTCGCCCACCCACGCAAGTTACGGAAGTTAATCCGCCATGCCGCGGTGGTATGCGCCGACTTCCACGTGCCCGCCACGGTCGGTTCCACTGGACGCAGCCAGTGCTCGTCGAGAATCCGCAGCTCGCTCCACGTCGGCCCATCCGAAGACAAGAGGGGACGCAGCCGAATCCGCCAACCGTTAGGAAGAACAACTGTGCGGGTCGCCTCCGGCCACCCAGGGTGGATGGCATGACGCGAACCCGTAGAGGGAGAACGAACACGGCGCGCCCCGAAACCAAGAAAGTCATACATAAAAGTTAAATTCCAAGCCCAACTAGGAGCGCTGCTGCATAAACAGCACGTCAACAACGTCACCAGGGCGGACCTCAGTGACATCCTCTGGAATCCTGATCATGGCATTAGATTCAGCCAGACCTGCAAGCAGGTGTTCCGCGCCGCCACGCGTTCCGACGAGGCCCTCTACCAGGTAGTCCCGTGTTTCTGCATCGCGCATCAGGCGGGCTCGGATATAGCCACGGCGGCCGGATACGGAAGAGATGTGGCCCAACGCGCGAGCCTGAACGCTGCGGCGCTGCGCCACCCGCTTCCCCAGGGACGTACGAATAGCGGGGCGCACGATGACATCAAAAACCACCAACGCGCTCACAGGATTTGATGGCAGAAGGAAAACTGGAACACGGTCCTGCCCCAACAGGCCAAAACCCTGGGTCGAACCGGGATGCATCGCGACACGCGTGGTGTCGATATCACCCAGCTCTGCAAGCACTGCGTGCAGGGCCTCAGCACCCGAGCCACCAACAGCGCCGGAAATGACAACAAACTCGCTACGAGACACCTCATTAGCAATCAGTTCACGGAGCCGTCGTGGTTCCGCATTCGCGATGCCAACTCGGTGTACATCCGCCCCCGCTTCCTTCGCTGCGGCAGCTAAAGAGTAGGAGTTTATGTCAAACACTTGGCCCAAACTTGGATCTCGGTCAATGTCAACCAACTCGTATCCAAACGACATGATGGTCACCCGCGGGCGGGGATACACCAAAACTTTGTCGCGTCCCGCAGCAGCTAACAAGCCGATCTGGGCTGGGCCCAACACAACTCCGGCTGATACGGCAACATCGCCTGGCTGAATATCAGCCCCTTCCTTCCGGATGAAATCCCCGGAACTTACTGGCTGGTGCGCAACCATCCGTTTCCGTCCGCGGTCCGACCACCCCAAGGGCAACACCGCGTCTGCCAACGTCGGGATCGGGGCGCCCGTAGCAACGCGCACCACTTGACGGGGCTGCAAACGCAGAGGCTTTTGCGAACCGGCAGCAACCTCACCAACAACAGGAAAAGAACGCTCAGACGATGGGGGTTGCTCATTGTCGCGGCCCCTTTTCTGGCTACCACTTAAACCACGCGTACCGCCCACATCAACAGAACGAACTGCATAGCCATCAACCGCCGCCTGGGCAAACCCTGGCACCGGACGGGTAGCTTCTACTTCCTCCGCACACATCAAACCGAGAGCATCGGTGATACCAATCCGGACAGGTTCAGGAGTCGGGGCGGCATCAACCACCATGGCTAGTTGTTCTTCCACGCTGCGCACGGCAACTCCTTCACGTCAGTGGGTTCAAAGATACTGAGCTAGCGGTTCTGCGCCTCGTAATCAGCGATGATCTGTTTCACAGCCTTAAAGATTGCCGGCCCATACTCTGCGTGGCGAATCCCAAAATCAACATTGGCAGGAATATATCCCGCAGGATTGCCCAAATCATGGCGTTTGCCTTCATGAATCACAATATGCACAGGGTGGCCTTCCTGAATCATCAACTCGATGGCGTCAGTAAGCTGAAGTTCACCACCCTTGCCGGGAGTGATGCGTCGTAAAGCGTCAAAAATCCCACGGTCGAGCAGGTAACGTCCAGCTGCGACCAGCGTCGACGGGGCATCAGCGGGATCCGGCTTCTCTACCATTCCGCGGACAGATTTCACTCGCGCGGTAGGTAACGAAGAAGCAGAATCAATCTCTTCCACGTCGAACACGCCGTAGTTGAACACTTCCTCGCGCGATACATTAAAGGCACACAACACGCTCCCACCAAGCTCTGCACGCACCTTGGCCATCTTGCTCATCACATCATTGGGCAGCACGATATCGTCGGGCAGCATCACGGCAACCACGTCTTCATCATCATCAAGCACTGATTCTGCCAGCCCAACGGCGTGTCCAAGCCCGAGTGGCTTATCTTGCGTCACCTCAACCGCAGTGACTAGGGAGTGTGCTCGCGCAACCTTCTGAACCTGCTCACCCTTGCCGCGATCTGCTAGCGTCGCACAAAGCTCATCGAAGGGCCCAAAATGGCGCATCACTTCACCTTTTTCTGGCGCCGTGATCACTGCGAGACGCTTCGCACCAAGCGCCGCCGCTTCTTCGGCAATCAGCTCGATTCCAGGGGTGTTAACAACGGGCAAGAGTTCCTTTGGCACCGTCTTGGTGGCAGGGAGGAAACGTGTACCCATGCCAGCTGCTGGCACGACCACGGTTTTCACTCCATGTTGGAGGTCTTCGTTCGGCTTCCGCATAAGGATTAAGTCTACCCCGCGCCGCCACCAAAAATTGTTAGCGCCCCTCTATGGTTGGGTTATGCCTGAGAAAAAGAAGCGCAAAGATGACATTCGCGCCCGATTGCGTAGCGCCCGCGCAGATATGTCAGCCACACGCACCGAGAAGAGACGGGCGGACGCTTCCATTGTGGCTTTCGCAGCGGCCTACGTCCGCGGATTGAAAAACCCCTCCCCACACGTCGCAGCCTATTGCCCGCTTCCCGAGGAGCCCGGCTACGATTATTTGCTCACCGCCTTAGCCTCACAAGCAGCGTCGATTTTGTTGCCAATCGCCATGCCCAGCGGCGCGCTTGAGTGGGCACCCTACCGCGGACAATCGGACCTCGAGTCCGGAACATTAGGCATTTGGCAGCCCACCGGACCCCGCCACGGCAATGAGGCGCTGGCTCGCTGCGACGCAATCTTCCTTCCCGCGCTCGCCATCGACGCCAATGGCAACAGGCTAGGCAAAGGCGCCGGCTACTACGATCGCGCGTTGGCGGGCATCAAAGGTCACGTACCGGTAATCGCGTTGGTGTACGACCATGAGCTTATCGACGAGCTACCGTCCAACGAATTCGATATCCCCGTCGACTCCGCCATCACCCCAGCAGGTTTCCACGACCTTCAGGCTTAGGCTTTGACGGAGCCATCGACAACGGCGAGTTTCGACAACGGCGAGTTTTTCCATCTGGAGGGGAACCGAACCGCAATCCAGGCAGTCTAAAAGGGTATGACACCTCCTGTAGCTTCCGAGTTCTCTCCGACAATCTCATCGACGCTCTCCTCGGCCCGCAACGCTTTGGTGACGCCTGGATACCAACGAGCACGAATGATGCGTCGTGTGTTAGCGCTGGCCCTGTGTGTGGTCGCGTTTGCCAGTGGACTGGCGTCGTTACGCGCGACCGACCCAGCAATTGTCACGTACGCTGTCGATGTACCAGCTGGGACAGTGCTTAACGACGAGCACCTGCAACTTACTCGTGTACCGGCATCAATCGTTCCTGCGCGCTCCACGGATAACGTGGAAGAGGTAGTTGGCCAGGTTGCGGCAACACATGGATCTCCTGGGCAGCCCGTAGCCACGAACCACCTTCTCGGAGAAGAACTGACCGCCGATTTTGTCAGGTCCGACACAGATGAGGGAGGTGGGGTGACCTACACCATGGTTCCAGTCAAGTTGGCGGAACCCGACATTCTGCCTCTTCTTCATTCCGGTGATGAGGTGAGTGTGATTTCCACTAACGACGACGGAGCCCATCCGCGGGTTATTGCCGCAGGGGGACGGGTGATCCTTGCAGGCCAAGAATCGGACACTGCAACAGACTCAGTGCTGATTTCACTGAGTGAAAGCGATGCGCACGCAGTGGCCTCCGCCTCCCTCAACCAACCGCTTACAGTTATCTTGACAGGGGAACGGACGCGTACCACCTCGCCCGATGGCGCTCCGGGATGATCCAAGTAGCTTGAACAGCTCCCTAGTTGTAAAGTGCTACCGGTACCTGTGTACACCCTGAGGATGTACATGACACCAGAAATATCGTTTCCTATGAAGGAGAAACTATGCTGCAAGGCTTCAAAGAATTTATCATGCGCGGTAATGTCATCGAGCTGGCCGTCGGTGTCGTCATCGGCGCGGCGTTCACGGGCATTGTTACCGCTTTCTCAGATAACCTCATCAACCCCCTGATCGCTGCCCTGGGTGGCGCAGACTTCTCCGGGCTCGGATTCCACGTCATCCCCGGCAATGATGCGACCTTCTTGGACTTCGGTGCAGTGATCACCGCGGCCATCAACTTCCTGCTCATCGCGGCAGTCGTGTACTTCGCTATTGTCGCACCAATGAACAAGCTGAGTGAGGCCCAGGCGCGCCGCAAGGGTGTTGACCCTGAGGAACCAGCACCGACTGATGTAGAGCTGCTCGCCGAGATCCGCGATCTGCTGCAATCCCAAGCAGGCAAAACCGACACTGTGTAGCCTGACCAGGGCTTTTAGCCCTACCGCGAGAAGCAAAAATCTGGCCCAGCGCTGAATGCGAGAGGCCAGATTTCTTATCGTTTCTGCCAGCGGAGCAGACTACTCGCCGTGATGGGGCGGGCGCTCGTTGTGATAGAACTCCTCCCCCTCCAAGGTTTCCGCGCCGACCTCGTCGTCAAGCTCCACCATGCGAATCTCATCGCTGCTGGAAGCAGACTGACCACCAGGGGTATCCATCGAGCGATCATAATCGCCGGCGGGGGACTTCTTCACTACGCGACGACCTCGGCGCCGAGGACCAGACGATTGCGTCAAAGCACTCCCTCACTTTCACCCTGGGCAGCTCGATGCTGCCGATTGTGTTTATTGCACACTGTATTTGTTGAGCTCACTGAGCAGATGGAGTACAAGAGGCATCGCTGTAGCAATACCATCACGGATCGCCTTGCGCGATGATGCAAGGTTCACAACTACTGTGCCCGCAGACACTCCACAGATCCCGCGCGACGTGCACGCATCAACAGCACCGACGGCGTGGCCGGAATTCCGCACAGCCTGCCCGACACCAGGTACTAGCTGATCAATGACACCGCGGGTCGCTTCTGGGGCTTTATCTCGCGGTCCGACGCCGGTACCACCGACGGTTAGAACGAGGTCCACACCGCCGACTACTGCAGTCTCGATGGACTTACGAATATCCGATTTCTTCGACCGCACGTTAACCACACCGTCCACCTTGAATCCCGCCTCGGAGAGCAACTCGAAGACGAGGTCCCCTGTGCCGTCGTCGCCTTCGTCATATTTATGGTCCGAAATGAGGACAACGAGTGCGCGCCGTACTCGAGGAAGATCGTCCACCAACTCAGCAGCTCTCAAGTAAGCGTCATCCGGCTCGGCAAACTCGAGGTCATCGAGAGTTTTACTCACGGGTTCTCCTTCAACAAAGTAGTAGGCAGACTCTAATTAGAGGCCTACTGGTAACTTACTCGGAACTGAGGGTTACCTCTACCTCTCGTGTCTCTTCCGAGTCTCGGGGGTGGACCAAGAGGGTAACGGTCTCCCCAAAATCCTGCGAACGAGTCGCAGCAATTAGTGCGTCAGCGGTATCGATCTGCCGGTCATTAAGCTGGACGATCACGTCGCCTTCTTCGATACCCGCAGCAGCGGCCGGCCCCCCCTCGGGAACACCCACAACAAGCGCCCCGTCGACCGGATTCCTGCTATCAACTTGGACACCCAACATTGGTTGAGAAGCCTCCCCCTCGTTGATCAATTGGTCTACCACCCGCTTCGCAAAATTCGATGGGATTGCAAAACCCAAACCAATCGAGCCAGCCGAGTTAGAGCTGGTAGACAACGATGCAATAACCGAGTTAATGCCAATCAGGTTGCCGTTCATGTCAACCAAAGGCCCACCCGAGTTACCGGGGTTGATTGCGGCATCAGTTTGGATGGCGTCAATCAGTGAACTTTCGCCACCGCCCTGAGCTGCGCGCACGGGCCGGTTCAGTGCTGAGACAATACCGCTAGTTACAGTGGCCGACAATCCCAGCGGAGATCCCACAGCCACGACCTGCTGTCCAACAGCAAGCTCGTTGGAATCGCCGAAATTCAGCACCGGTAAACCTTCAACATCGCGGATCTTGATAACGGCAATATCCGTATTCACATCGGAAGCGACGTAATCTGCCACATGCTTTTCGCCATTGTTAAGTGTGACTTGAATCGCCCCACTGCCCTCCCCCTGTGCGGACACAACGTGATGGTTGGTCAGAACGTAGCCATCGGAGGAGATAATCGAGCCGGAACCGTCTGCAACACCAATTGCGGACGCAACCTGGATCGAGACCACCGCCGGTAAAACTTGTTCCGCGACCTGCTCGACCGACCCTTCAGGGGCAGGCTCCGACGACGACACGCTCGGCTGTTCTATTGCACTGTACGATTTCGTGCTTCCAGTATTACCGGCAACATACCCAGTAACACCACCGACAACAAGCGAGGTAACTACAGCCAGAGCGATTGCGGTACCGGCCCCAATCCCTTCCTTCTGTTTGGTGTCTTGGAGCATGTGCTGCGGGTATGGCCCTGGCTGCTGGTAGGGCCCTAACTGTTGGAAGTGTCCTTGCGCACTGTGGTGCTGAGGATCTTCTGCGCGCGGAGCATAATTGTGGGGGCCCTGATCGCCCGTGCCGGTGTTAGGAGCGCCGTACGGGTAGCCGGGGGAACCAGACGACGGGCCTGATGGCGTGGTGCCTTGTCCGGAATCTTGTCCAAACTGTGGATGACGTTGATCAGGATTGTTCATAGTGCTAAATTATCCACCTTCGCTCTGTGGGAATACTTGTTCCGTATAACTACAACGCGTAGTGGTAGCTGAAGGTTCCCTGTGTGCAGCAGACGAGTTTATTCGGCTCGGGAGTTATCCCCCTACCTCTTCGGATTGGGCGTCATGGCTGGCATCGCTCACTTCATCGCTGCCCGGCTGAGCTACTGACGAACGCCCGCCAGGCTCGCCCGGGAAAACAACTCGGAAACGAGCACCCCCATCATCCGACTCCTCCACTGTCACACTGGTGTCGTGCCGATCGAAAACTTGTTTTGTAATGGAAAGGCCAAGACCGGAGCCTGGCATGGCGTGAGATTCCGCTGAGCGGTAAAACCGTTCGAAAACCTTAAGCCGTTCCTCTTCCGGGATTCCGGGGCCAGAATCGTCGACAAGCAACACTGCCTTGTACCGTCCGGCCTTCAAAGAAATGCGCACCGTGCCACCCTTGGGCGACCATTTACTCGCGTTATCCAGGAGGTTCAAAGTCGCACGCTGCAGTGCATGACTGTCGCCTTCGATGATCCACGGGTCTGCATGGAATTGGAAGACTATATCGGTACGGCGGCGGCGCACTCGCTCAAGAGCGTTCTCTAACACATCATCTAGCTCTACCGGCTCAAACGCGTTATCAGGTGCCTCATCACGTGCCAAATCGACAAGATCACCGATCAGGGTTGACATTTCCTCCATCTGGGCAAGCACATCGCGCTCCAGGTCCCTGCGATCATCCTCCGAGATCTGATCTTGTTGGTCGCTGTTGTACAGCATCATCAGCAGTTCAATATTGGTACGCATCGAGGTCAACGGAGTTTTCAGCTCATGGCCGGCATCGGCAACAAGCCGGGTTTGGCGCACGCGCGACTCCTGCTGCGCTCCCAACATCTCATTAAATGAAGTAGTAAGCTGCGCCAGCTCATCATTTCCGACAACCTCAATGGGCTTCAAATCATCCGTTTGCGTCACGTTGTCTATAGCGCGCTGCAACCGTGCAAGGGGCCTCAAGCCCGCCTTCGCCACCACTATGCCCACCGCGATTGCCAATAAAATGCCTAAACCTGCAATCACTAGCAGCATAGCGCCCAAGGAGCTGATCAGCTCCTGAGTGGGCTCCATGTTCTGCGCGAGACCAACCGTCGCTCCCGCAGAATTTCGCTTGGTCAGGATGCGCTCATTTCCGACAGTACGGACAGAGGTTTGCTCACCGTTTCCGGAATCAGAAAAATCGCCACCCAAGGGAATGTTATCTCCAACAAAGAGCTGCCACGCAGGCGGCGATACCGAAATCCGGATATCTGGGTTGTACGTTTTAAAAAGATCGACCTCATGGCGGAGGTTATTTTGGTAAAGCGGGTCGAGCGTTCGCGTGATCAGCGAGGAGGCTTTGTCGTCTAAGTCCCGGTCTACCGCCGCCTTCAGGGACTGAGACATCGTCCAATAGGTCACGGTAGTCATCGCACCCACTGCGATTACCACCATCACTGCAGTCGTCAGCGCAATCTGCCACCGCAGTGAGGTACCCCTCCCGAAAAGGATATGATGGCCGAGTTCAGGAGAACTATCTACGTGATAGTCCTCCACTTCGGCGGGTTTCCGTAAGATCACGGAGCGGTCTCCCGCAGAACATAGCCGACACCACGCACTGTATGAATTAAGCGGACCTCGCCATCAGCCTCCGTCTTACGCCGCAGGTATCCGATATACACCTCCAGAGCGTTTCCCGATGTTGGGAAGTCATACCCCCACACCTCTTCAAGAATGGTCTGCCGCGACAGAACACGGCGAGGATTTTGCATAAGAAGCTGCAGCAAAGCAAACTCGGTCCGCGTCAAAGAGATGGCCCGTTCACCACGACGAACATCGCGAGTTTCCGGATCCAAGTGCAAATCCTCGAAAACCAGCTCTGCACTACCTCGTGCACCGCTACCGATAGAGTCAGCGGCTGCACGGCGCAACAAAGAGCGCACCCGAGCGAGCAATTCTTCGAGGGCAAACGGCTTCGGCAAGTAGTCGTCGGCACCTGCGTCTAGGCCCGCTACCCGGTCAGACACGCCATCACGCGCTGTCAGGATCAAAATGGGCTGATCGTAGCCAGATGAACGCAGTGTCCGGCACACGCCTAAACCATCCAGCTTGGGCATCATCACGTCAAGCACTATGAGGTCAGGGCGTTCGCGCTTGATCACCTCGAGCGCTTCCTCGCCATCTTCGGCAAGACTGACATCGTAGCCATTGAAACGCAGGGACCGCCGCAATGATTCGCGGACTGCCTGCTCATCGTCCACAACTAAAACTTTCATATCTCTATTATGTCCTACCGATCTGAAAAAGTTTTTAAATAAGCGGAAATAGGTTTCAGGTTCAACTCAGCACCTACTTTATACAGTGGCGACTCCGCTCGCGCATTGAGGTCCACACTTTTCCAACAGTCGCCCCAATATTTCCAGCATTACACTCCGCAGCAACTTTACTTATAATAGCTACACAACTGTGGCCAGGCGACGTTTGCCACCAGCAATAGTCGGGCGAACGAAAAAGGCAACCCCCAGACTGTGCTGGGGGTTGCCTCAAACTCCGGGAGCCGCATCGGCCCGAAAAGGAATAAGTGTTCTGCTGAAAACTAGAATTGCTCGACGTCGATCAGGCCCTGCTGCGCGGCCTTGACCAGACGGCGTGGGATCCGGACGGTCTGCCCGTCGATCTTCACTTCCTGCAGCTGAACGTTGTCAGCTTTCCACTGGGAGCGACGCATGCGCGTGTTCGCGCGGGACATCTTAAACTTTGGGGTTGCCATTGTGTGCTTTCCTCCTTCGCCTTACTCTGCGGACTTCTTCTTGCGGCGAGCCATGCCGCCGAATCGCTTGTTGAACTTCTCAACGCGGCCAGCGGTATCCATAACGCGCTGTGCACCGGTCCAGAACGGGTGAGACTCGCTGGTGACGTCAACGACGATCAGCGGGTACTCGGCCCCTTCGTACTCAACAGTACGGTCGGAGGTAGCGGTGGAACGAGTCAGGAACTGGAAACCAGTACCTGCGTCCTGGAACACTACCGGGTGGTAATCCGGGTGGATGTCCTTCTTCATATCTATTCGTTTCCCTCAGGGTTGATACCACGGGTCGGTTCCCCAGCATCATTGATTACTGTCTGGAGATCGTGCCCGGGTTGGGTGCGAAAATGTACTTTTATCCTGCAGCGACCGTCGCTTAACGACGAACACTAGCGGACAACTTGGATTATCTTACAGCTCACCCACCATTTTTTGAAATCGTTGGCCCTCCCACTCGTCCAGTTGGTTTGAGGCGGATAACGATGGGATTGACGGAAGCGGCTGTGAAAAATCATGGATCGAATGTGCCACGCAAGCTTCATGCGCGTGACAGGACAATGCGTTCGCTACGGTTGGCTAAGTCACTGGGACATCTGGGGTTATAATTAGGAAATCTGGCTGACAACGGGTAGTGTTATTCCTCGCTGTTGTCGAAGTACACGTTTACGCCCCGTCAACCGGCTACCTGTGGCACCCTCGGGCCTAGGCCAACCTCACTTTTCGGCCTAACCTCACATTTCCCAGTATGGTGTCACTCGAAGGTTGAGCCATGTCGTGGGCGGCAAGGAGAAAGAAGCTAACCCATGTCGGCTATTTGCCAGGTCACGGGACGGAAGCCGCAATTCGGCAAAACCGTCTCGCACTCGCACCGCCGCCACTCGCGCCGTTGGAACCCCAACATTCAGCGCAAGCGGTTTTACCTGCCCTCTGAGGGCCGTACC comes from Corynebacterium cystitidis and encodes:
- a CDS encoding GNAT family N-acetyltransferase, which encodes MYDFLGFGARRVRSPSTGSRHAIHPGWPEATRTVVLPNGWRIRLRPLLSSDGPTWSELRILDEHWLRPVEPTVAGTWKSAHTTAAWRINFRNLRGWATKGIVVPLVIEVNGEFAGQVTIGNIQHGSIGEAWIGYWVASPFMGQGVATVACALGTDLGFSRVGLHRLTATFLPHNPASGRVLELVGYRREGFLKGNLHIDGRWQDHHFVAQNIDDYPDSALARLLRAGRVLP
- the glp gene encoding molybdotransferase-like divisome protein Glp, yielding MRSVEEQLAMVVDAAPTPEPVRIGITDALGLMCAEEVEATRPVPGFAQAAVDGYAVRSVDVGGTRGLSGSQKRGRDNEQPPSSERSFPVVGEVAAGSQKPLRLQPRQVVRVATGAPIPTLADAVLPLGWSDRGRKRMVAHQPVSSGDFIRKEGADIQPGDVAVSAGVVLGPAQIGLLAAAGRDKVLVYPRPRVTIMSFGYELVDIDRDPSLGQVFDINSYSLAAAAKEAGADVHRVGIANAEPRRLRELIANEVSRSEFVVISGAVGGSGAEALHAVLAELGDIDTTRVAMHPGSTQGFGLLGQDRVPVFLLPSNPVSALVVFDVIVRPAIRTSLGKRVAQRRSVQARALGHISSVSGRRGYIRARLMRDAETRDYLVEGLVGTRGGAEHLLAGLAESNAMIRIPEDVTEVRPGDVVDVLFMQQRS
- a CDS encoding UTP--glucose-1-phosphate uridylyltransferase, with product MRKPNEDLQHGVKTVVVPAAGMGTRFLPATKTVPKELLPVVNTPGIELIAEEAAALGAKRLAVITAPEKGEVMRHFGPFDELCATLADRGKGEQVQKVARAHSLVTAVEVTQDKPLGLGHAVGLAESVLDDDEDVVAVMLPDDIVLPNDVMSKMAKVRAELGGSVLCAFNVSREEVFNYGVFDVEEIDSASSLPTARVKSVRGMVEKPDPADAPSTLVAAGRYLLDRGIFDALRRITPGKGGELQLTDAIELMIQEGHPVHIVIHEGKRHDLGNPAGYIPANVDFGIRHAEYGPAIFKAVKQIIADYEAQNR
- a CDS encoding 5-formyltetrahydrofolate cyclo-ligase produces the protein MPEKKKRKDDIRARLRSARADMSATRTEKRRADASIVAFAAAYVRGLKNPSPHVAAYCPLPEEPGYDYLLTALASQAASILLPIAMPSGALEWAPYRGQSDLESGTLGIWQPTGPRHGNEALARCDAIFLPALAIDANGNRLGKGAGYYDRALAGIKGHVPVIALVYDHELIDELPSNEFDIPVDSAITPAGFHDLQA
- a CDS encoding SAF domain-containing protein encodes the protein MTPPVASEFSPTISSTLSSARNALVTPGYQRARMMRRVLALALCVVAFASGLASLRATDPAIVTYAVDVPAGTVLNDEHLQLTRVPASIVPARSTDNVEEVVGQVAATHGSPGQPVATNHLLGEELTADFVRSDTDEGGGVTYTMVPVKLAEPDILPLLHSGDEVSVISTNDDGAHPRVIAAGGRVILAGQESDTATDSVLISLSESDAHAVASASLNQPLTVILTGERTRTTSPDGAPG
- the mscL gene encoding large conductance mechanosensitive channel protein MscL; amino-acid sequence: MLQGFKEFIMRGNVIELAVGVVIGAAFTGIVTAFSDNLINPLIAALGGADFSGLGFHVIPGNDATFLDFGAVITAAINFLLIAAVVYFAIVAPMNKLSEAQARRKGVDPEEPAPTDVELLAEIRDLLQSQAGKTDTV
- a CDS encoding MogA/MoaB family molybdenum cofactor biosynthesis protein, whose product is MSKTLDDLEFAEPDDAYLRAAELVDDLPRVRRALVVLISDHKYDEGDDGTGDLVFELLSEAGFKVDGVVNVRSKKSDIRKSIETAVVGGVDLVLTVGGTGVGPRDKAPEATRGVIDQLVPGVGQAVRNSGHAVGAVDACTSRGICGVSAGTVVVNLASSRKAIRDGIATAMPLVLHLLSELNKYSVQ
- a CDS encoding S1C family serine protease, which codes for MNNPDQRHPQFGQDSGQGTTPSGPSSGSPGYPYGAPNTGTGDQGPHNYAPRAEDPQHHSAQGHFQQLGPYQQPGPYPQHMLQDTKQKEGIGAGTAIALAVVTSLVVGGVTGYVAGNTGSTKSYSAIEQPSVSSSEPAPEGSVEQVAEQVLPAVVSIQVASAIGVADGSGSIISSDGYVLTNHHVVSAQGEGSGAIQVTLNNGEKHVADYVASDVNTDIAVIKIRDVEGLPVLNFGDSNELAVGQQVVAVGSPLGLSATVTSGIVSALNRPVRAAQGGGESSLIDAIQTDAAINPGNSGGPLVDMNGNLIGINSVIASLSTSSNSAGSIGLGFAIPSNFAKRVVDQLINEGEASQPMLGVQVDSRNPVDGALVVGVPEGGPAAAAGIEEGDVIVQLNDRQIDTADALIAATRSQDFGETVTLLVHPRDSEETREVEVTLSSE
- a CDS encoding sensor histidine kinase; protein product: MILRKPAEVEDYHVDSSPELGHHILFGRGTSLRWQIALTTAVMVVIAVGAMTTVTYWTMSQSLKAAVDRDLDDKASSLITRTLDPLYQNNLRHEVDLFKTYNPDIRISVSPPAWQLFVGDNIPLGGDFSDSGNGEQTSVRTVGNERILTKRNSAGATVGLAQNMEPTQELISSLGAMLLVIAGLGILLAIAVGIVVAKAGLRPLARLQRAIDNVTQTDDLKPIEVVGNDELAQLTTSFNEMLGAQQESRVRQTRLVADAGHELKTPLTSMRTNIELLMMLYNSDQQDQISEDDRRDLERDVLAQMEEMSTLIGDLVDLARDEAPDNAFEPVELDDVLENALERVRRRRTDIVFQFHADPWIIEGDSHALQRATLNLLDNASKWSPKGGTVRISLKAGRYKAVLLVDDSGPGIPEEERLKVFERFYRSAESHAMPGSGLGLSITKQVFDRHDTSVTVEESDDGGARFRVVFPGEPGGRSSVAQPGSDEVSDASHDAQSEEVGG
- a CDS encoding response regulator transcription factor, with product MKVLVVDDEQAVRESLRRSLRFNGYDVSLAEDGEEALEVIKRERPDLIVLDVMMPKLDGLGVCRTLRSSGYDQPILILTARDGVSDRVAGLDAGADDYLPKPFALEELLARVRSLLRRAAADSIGSGARGSAELVFEDLHLDPETRDVRRGERAISLTRTEFALLQLLMQNPRRVLSRQTILEEVWGYDFPTSGNALEVYIGYLRRKTEADGEVRLIHTVRGVGYVLRETAP
- the rpmF gene encoding 50S ribosomal protein L32; translated protein: MATPKFKMSRANTRMRRSQWKADNVQLQEVKIDGQTVRIPRRLVKAAQQGLIDVEQF
- a CDS encoding type B 50S ribosomal protein L31, translating into MKKDIHPDYHPVVFQDAGTGFQFLTRSTATSDRTVEYEGAEYPLIVVDVTSESHPFWTGAQRVMDTAGRVEKFNKRFGGMARRKKKSAE
- the rpmB gene encoding 50S ribosomal protein L28; its protein translation is MSAICQVTGRKPQFGKTVSHSHRRHSRRWNPNIQRKRFYLPSEGRTITLNVSTKGLKVIDRDGIESVVAKIRARGEKI